A part of Doryrhamphus excisus isolate RoL2022-K1 chromosome 8, RoL_Dexc_1.0, whole genome shotgun sequence genomic DNA contains:
- the LOC131135079 gene encoding trichohyalin-like isoform X2, translating into MSSTESPDEPIEEPSDVSTEDIKHYAVDIGINPETEQNLMWLAKQAMFAQLPPGWSEREDDSGNTTYHNHYLQYSTDEHPCKLHYRKLVAQEREHIKRTSAFPGSEGTQGKNENDALNTAGPFSSGFLSIIGNKHEETSSLTPLSFDDEDDGLISEKESVPCSSNSDIDKVPVNLWGKQCKPSGEFEVSDSSISTDSQVETDDKDKQTKAAKGQKETMQDHKPCGSKAQQDHKKQEPTKTPTGPFCSGFLSVLSGGQEEAVFPFSQPSYDVEDNDLSFEKADSGSSDVCITEDSTELAIQDPSTDSSEEQLTVEALDSSVDLDTRLEVPVNGEQGEDDETEAAKSLDESLKSPGKKSPGRDVGGSGSEKDKQDSGSDADLAEEKSQTSHSLKSLQQMPEEFVYSDNSDCGDSQDEKDARVSEAVHSPVASGDEAVGCRADKEHGYTQHTDAVADPGAERVNDKEEPTINQTAKRMSDAVAVEEMTKPQISDKTFFKDDNFELPQQQDTSESDTSPSDETPGIDTSDTTTTQTTSSSETSPTEKTTESPSDGRSPELSRQEAPEPDTDSSGCNRQQTKDFKKGEEEDETAKKLRKHQTHHFQFIISHYVADPVHQQDDKKEITMVSSDIVHNNSFGCYDRQQKMAVSGEGREHEEERDKSMDSSGSVSYDSQLQRGFKRRGQDEDTEGSHSAMAKSDKPDEISGKQPHSLARSTKSPKQQLLGEFLDSTNSAFEMDTYSKERSENDTEASKSQDDSGRDPSSVDVYDHLVVQVPSDAKQGKERDKSTQTPALDSDDSASSSQLEVDANEDGIVEEASTSKSLDELGHDLYADDVDSVREDQWSEHIQRPLSGFSEVEADNGLIKTPGSQPPYVSGAAIVAIDGELHKHSCYPHLFVKVQTELSLGPSFHQEELRRQKEDGEECFKIKSEARMHFCPEPLLKHEEEEDEYLKRGVQLRACVHQEDLLRQEEKEEAHLKRQHQEARMHLRQVDLWKDEDEQLVRDREKGGDEEAAKSGKEKVICVLQEKMSTQEDETLKSDVKIRIHIHQEVLKKNEEEQMDHLMNERPMRCQLSEENLGRDNLMNEKPMRRQLSEENLRRDSLMNERPMRRQLSEERLGRDSLMNDKPMRRQLSEENLRRDNLMNERPMRRQLSEENLRRHSLIKEKPMRRQLSEDSLGRENLMNERSMRRQLSEEKLGSESLKNEKPLRRQLSEEKLGRDIPVNERSMRRQLSEENLRRDNLMNERSMRRQLSEEKLGSESLKNEKPLRRQLSEERLGSESLMNDKPMRRQLSEENLRRDNLMNERSIRRQLSEEKLGSESLINEKPLRRQLSEENLRRDNLMNGKSMRRQLSEEKLGSESLKNEKPLRRQLSEENLRSDNVMNGRSMRRQLSEENLRSNNVMNERSMRRQLSEENLRRDNLVNEKPMRRQLSEENLKSNNVMNERSMRRQLSEENLRSNNVMNEKPMRRQLSEENLRSNNVMNERPLSSTSQIKLKNEEDSGEQSKSEMEPSHLWQEELSTEEESEVEQLKREKEVRATVFQAGLLREEQEETERFMREKGIQIHHCEEQLSTEEEEKVDRVKRKKRRRICLCLEDLRREEEEEVERLKMDIYMRKCLLQDELSADFKKEMQMRMQFCQDELRREEEEEVEKLTKEKEARMYQQREKLTREENEEVAQLKEAKERRIYECREELRRQEEEEVEKLMQEKERRMQRHMQHLNIREEDTINPVQKEAMDEEEQEWLKNEAVVRPKRKKAVTRLGHQDDLEREDLQDERSMKEKWGRRDEREQMRKERRNSLALQDKHTRDEMELEQMKKEKAKRMRLYQEKLRREEEDEMESLKREHVAKVYLHKEALNREEEKEMEQLEREKEARMRVRQQEVSREEDKEMVRLKRGKHKKATHGVNMRSDEEEVEHFRREEMIALLYPEEVTRAEEDDLECLKMDIMRRWLRQGEVRREEEDVLKREREPRSPRQHGSRGERRKEDRTHIYQDELSTEEEEESEESEQFQRERKRRRQLSQEDLRKVEAKEAALLKNDRKLRKEKEEVTKQFKKEGHKQAHHEELEEERNGGKHFHFFRHRWPEELEREEEKFDMRRREKGLKRQFSEEDLRSAEEEVQGFIGEKEKLMAFSRRKNEEDANVLMREKQRRLRLCQEELKTEEEEVKQLEIQKENRIRKQQEELRIEEENEADELRRQKEERICRLQEELKAEEDEETERLRKDKEKRMRLLQEELRKEEEEDRLKWENERRIWHHQEELSRQEEEKWSRLDRHKRMCLHLEKLRIEEEETADRLKREKEKRMQLHREELRREEAAEVEQLRREKEKRICYLQDELQRDEEEQRCRKEKERRMLYCQEKLHKDEDDVVNLFKREREKRMHYCQAELKREEEEEAVRLNGEKQHRIRLLQDELKREADKLIERLKYEKEHRMRLRHINQIGEEEERKLKTEYKQKLRALRLYLRAKRKQEEALLNKLSEQKEGLCESVQKEPDEEQLHLRQDREAVLRTICLALDEERAAEHDRLKTQRRRYFEHLRAESEEELHALKTRLQDEREENLHFLTPEARQMMLNSGSCGAFQPLGETAMESQNQMSGGLGPIRLNTTHFPALNSALSLALSLPTATVYCPAYRPTHTLLSTPEQLPSPLTAAATEDSFISTAYLGNPSGYCDQLSLNSFNEITVRQFQK; encoded by the exons ATGAGTAGCACTGAGAGTCCGGATGAGCCCATTGAAGAACCTTCAGATGTGTCTACTGAAG ATATCAAGCATTATGCAGTGGACATCGGGATCAATCCAGAGACGGAACAGAATCTTATGTGGCTTGCCAAACAGGCCATGTTTGCTCAGCTACCTCCAGGATGGTCGGAGCG TGAAGACGACAGCGGCAACACCACCTATCACAACCACTACTTGCAATACAGCACAGATGAACACCCCTGCAAACTGCATTACCGGAAGCTGGTGGCCCAGGAACGGGAACACATTAAGCGCACGAGTGCTTTTCCAGGATCAGAAGGCACACAGGGCAAGAATGAGAATGATGCACTTAATACAGCG GGTCCATTTAGCAGTGGATTTTTGAGTATAATAGGTAACAAACATGAAGAAACATCATCTCTGACACCCTTGAGCTTCGACGACGAAGATGACGGGTTAATTTCTGAAAAGGAG TCAGTTCCTTGTTCTTCTAACAGTGATATCGACAAGGTCCCCGTGAACCTATGGGGTAAACAATGCAAG cCATCAGGAGAGTTTGAAGTCTCCGATAGTTCCATTTCCACTGACAGTCAGGTGGAAACAGATGATAAAGACAAACAGACCAAGGCTGCTAaagg CCAGAAGGAGACGATGCAGGACCATAAACCTTGTGGCTCAAAAGCCCAACAGGACCATAAGAAACAGGAGCCTACTAAAACACCAACA GGTCCCTTTTGTAGTGGATTCTTGAGTGTTTTAAGCGGTGGGCAGGAAGAAGCAGTTTTTCCCTTTTCACAGCCCAGCTATGATGTCGAAGACAATGACCTCTCATTTGAAAAAGCG GATTCAGGAAGCAGTGATGTGTGCATAACGGAGGACAGCACCGAACTAGCAATTCAGGACCCGAGCACTGACTCGTCTGAGGAACAG CTCACAGTTGAGGCTCTGGACAGTTCTGTCGACTTGGACACTCGCCTGGAGGTGCCTGTCAACGGAGAGCAAGGGGAAGATGACGAGACTGAGGCTGCTAAgag CCTAGATGAATCCCTGAAAAGCCCTGGTAAAAAATCCCCGGGCAGAGACGTTGGAGGTTCCGGATCTGAAAAAGACAAGCAG GACAGTGGCAGTGATGCAGATCTAGCAGAGGAAAAGTCTCAAACCAGTCACAGTCTTAAGTCATTACAGCAG ATGCCAGAAGAGTTTGTGTACAGCGACAATTCAGATTGCGGTGATAGTCAGGATGAGAAGGACGCCAGAGTTAGTGAGGCAGTTCAcag TCCAGTTGCATCTGGGGACGAAGCTGTTGGTTGTCGTGCCGATAAAGAGCATGGATACACCCAGCACACTGATGCTGTGGCTGACCCAGGAGCAGAACGGGTCAACGACAAAGAGGAGCCAACTATCAACCAAACA GCCAAAAGAATGTCTGATGCAGTTGCAGTAGAGGAGATGACCAAGCCACAAATATCTGACAAGACATTTTTCAAGGATGACAATTTTGAGTTACCGCAGCAACAG GATACAAGTGAAAGTGATACAAGCCCATCAGACGAGACGCCCGGGATAGACACATCAGACACTACTACAACACAG ACGACAAGTAGCAGCGAAACAAGTCCGACGGAGAAGACGACCGAGTCGCCTTCTGATGGCCGCAGTCCTGAATTGTCACGTCAAGAG GCACCAGAACCGGATACTGACAGTTCCGGTTGTAACAGACAGCAGACGAAAGATTTCAAGAAAggggaggaagaagatgagacCGCTAAGAAGTTGCGGAAGCATCAGACGCATCATTTCCAATTTATTATTAG CCATTATGTGGCTGACCCGGTCCACCAGCAGGATGACAAGAAGGAAATAACTATG GTATCATCAGACATTGTTCACAACAACAGTTTTGGTTGCTATGACAGGCAGCAAAAGATGGCTGTCAGCGGGGAAGGGAGGGAGCACGAAGAGGAGAGAGACAAGAG TATGGACTCCAGTGGTTCTGTTTCCTATGATAGTCAGCTGCAGAGAGGTTTCAAACGACGGGGGCAGGATGAGGATACTGAAGGTAGCCACAG tgcaaTGGCGAAATCAGACAAGCCTGACGAAATATCTGGGAAACAACCCCATTCTTTGGCCCGCAGTACTAAATCACCAAAGCAACAG CTGCTGGGAGAGTTTTTGGACTCTACCAATTCTGCTTTTGAGATGGACACATATTCCAAAGAAAGGTCGGAAAATGACACTGAGGCTTCCAAAAG CCAAGATGACTCGGGGCGTGACCCTTCAAGTGTGGATGTCTACGATCACCTGGTGGTTCAGGTGCCCTCTGATGCCAAACAGGGCAAGGAGAGAGATAAGTCTACCCAAACTCCTGCA CTAGACTCCGATGATTCTGCTTCCAGCAGTCAGCTGGAAGTGGATGCCAACGAGGACGGGATCGTGGAGGAGGCCAGTACTTCCAAGAG CCTGGATGAATTAGGTCATGACCTTTATGCTGATGACGTGGACAGCGTCCGGGAGGATCAGTGGTCTGAACACATTCAGCGTCCCCTGAGTGGGTTCTCTGAAGTCGAAGCGGACAACGGGCTCATCAAAACACCAGGA TCACAACCACCATATGTCAGTGGAGCTGCAATTGTAGCCATTGATGGAGAATTGCATAAGCACTCCTGTTATCCGCATCTTTTTGTCAAG GTACAGACAGAGCTGTCATTGGGGCCCAGTTTCCACCAGGAAGAGCTCAGGAGGCAGAAGGAAGACGGAGAGGAATGTTTCAAGATAAAAAGCGAGGCAAGAATGCACTTCTGCCCGGAACCGCTATTGAAacatgaagaggaagaagatgagtATTTAAAGAGAGGTGTTCAGTTAAGAGCGTGCGTCCACCAAGAAGATCTGCTGAGACAGGAGGAGAAAGAAGAGGCACATTTAAAGAGACAACATCAGGAGGCAAGAATGCATCTCCGTCAGGTGGATCTGTGGAAAGATGAAGATGAGCAATTAGTGAGGGACAGGGAGAAAGGGGGAGATGAGGAGGCGGCAAAGAGCGGAAAGGAAAAGGTCATTTGTGTCCTCCAGGAGAAGATGAGTACTCAAGAAGATGAAACGTTGAAAAGTGATGTAAAGATAAGAATACATATTCACCAGGAGGTGCTGAAGAAAAACGAAGAGGAGCAGATGGACCACCTGATGAATGAAAGGCCAATGAGATGTCAACTCAGTGAGGAGAATCTGGGAAGAGACAACCTGATGAATGAAAAGCCAATGAGAAGACAACTCAGTGAGGAGAACCTGAGGAGAGATAGTCTCATGAATGAAAGGCCAATGAGAAGACAACTCAGTGAGGAGAGACTAGGGAGAGATAGTCTGATGAATGACAAGCCAATGAGAAGACAACTCAGTGAGGAGAATCTGAGGAGAGACAACCTCATGAATGAAAGGCCAATGAGAAGACAACTCAGTGAGGAGAATCTGAGGAGACATAGTCTCATAAAGGAAAAGCCAATGAGAAGACAACTCAGTGAAGATAGTCTAGGGAGAGAGAACCTGATGAATGAAAGGTCAATGAGAAGACAACTCAGTGAGGAGAAACTAGGGAGCGAGAGCCTCAAGAATGAAAAGCCATTAAGAAGACAACTCAGTGAGGAGAAACTAGGGAGAGATATTCCGGTGAATGAAAGGTCAATGAGAAGACAACTCAGTGAGGAGAATCTGAGGAGAGACAACCTCATGAATGAAAGGTCAATGAGAAGACAACTCAGTGAGGAGAAACTAGGGAGCGAGAGCCTCAAGAATGAAAAGCCATTAAGAAGACAACTCAGTGAGGAGAGACTAGGGAGCGAGAGCCTGATGAATGACAAGCCAATGAGAAGACAACTCAGTGAGGAGAATCTGAGGAGAGACAACCTCATGAATGAAAGGTCAATAAGAAGACAACTCAGTGAGGAGAAACTAGGGAGTGAGAGCCTGATCAATGAAAAGCCATTAAGAAGACAGCTCAGTGAGGAGAATCTGAGGAGAGATAACCTCATGAATGGAAAGTCAATGAGAAGACAACTCAGTGAGGAGAAACTGGGGAGCGAGAGCCTCAAGAATGAAAAGCCATTAAGAAGACAACTCAGTGAGGAGAATCTGAGGAGCGACAACGTCATGAATGGAAGGTCAATGAGAAGACAACTCAGTGAGGAGAATCTGAGAAGCAACAACGTCATGAATGAAAGGTCAATGAGAAGACAACTCAGTGAGGAGAATCTGAGGAGAGACAACCTCGTGAATGAAAAGCCAATGAGAAGACAACTGAGTGAGGAGAATCTGAAGAGCAACAACGTCATGAATGAAAGGTCAATGAGAAGACAACTGAGTGAGGAGAATCTGAGGAGCAACAATGTCATGAATGAAAAGCCAATGAGAAGACAACTGAGTGAGGAGAATCTGAGGAGCAACAACGTCATGAATGAAAGGCCACTGAGCTCCACCAGTCAGATAAAGCTGAAGAACGAAGAGGACTCAGGGGAGCAGTCGAAAAGCGAGATGGAACCAAGCCATCTCTGGCAGGAGGAACTCAGCACGGAGGAAGAAAGTGAGGTTGAACAGTTAAAAAGGGAGAAGGAGGTGAGAGCAACGGTCTTCCAAGCGGGGCTGCTGAGGGAGGAACAAGAGGAGACGGAGCGGTTCATGAGGGAGAAGGGGATCCAAATACATCACTGTGAGGAGCAGCTCAGCaccgaggaggaggaaaaggtagatcgagtgaagaggaaaaaaaggagaagaATCTGTCTTTGCCTGGAAGACCTgaggagagaggaagaggaggaggtggaacGGCTGAAGATGGACATTTATATGAGAAAATGTCTCCTCCAGGATGAGCTCAGTGCCGACTTTAAGAAGGAGATGCAGATGAGAATGCAGTTCTGTCAGGATGAGCTGagaagggaggaagaggaggaggtagAGAAGTTGACGAAGGAGAAGGAGGCAAGAATGTATCAACAAAGAGAGAAGCTGACGAGAGAGGAAAATGAGGAGGTGGCGCAATTAAAGGAGGCGAAAGAGAGAAGAATCTATGAATGTCGCGAGGAGCTCAGgaggcaggaagaggaggaagtggagaaaCTGATGCAGGAAAAGGAGAGGAGAATGCAACGCCACATGCAACATCTGAACATACGGGAGGAGGACACCATAAACCCCGTCCAGAAAGAAGCCATGGACGAGGAGGAGCAGGAATGGTTGAAGAACGAAGCGGTTGTGCgaccaaagagaaaaaaagccgTAACACGTCTTGGTCACCAGGACGACCTGGAAAGAGAAGACCTGCAGGATGAGCGATCGATGAAGGAGAAATGGGGAAGGAGAGACGAAAGGGAGCAAATGAGGAAGGAACGGAGAAACTCTCTTGCCCTGCAGGACAAACACACCAGAGATGAGATGGAGTTGGAGCAGATGAAGAAGGAGAAGGCGAAGAGAATGAGGCTCTACCAGGAGAAGCTGAGGAGGGAAGAAGAGGATGAGATGGAGTCTTTGAAGAGGGAACACGTGGCCAAAGTTTATCTCCACAAGGAGGCGCTGAACAGAGAGGAAGAGAAGGAGATGGAGCAGTTGGAGAGAGAAAAGGAGGCAAGGATGCGTGTCCGCCAGCAGGAGGTGAGCAGAGAGGAGGACAAAGAAATGGTGCGATTAAAAAggggaaaacataaaaaagcgACGCATGGAGTAAATATGAGGAGCGATGAAGAGGAGGTAGAGCACTTCAGGAGGGAGGAGATGATAGCGCTCCTCTACCCGGAAGAAGTGACGAGAGCAGAAGAAGATGATTTAGAGTGCTTGAAGATGGACATAATGAGAAGGTGGCTGCGTCAAGGGGAGGTgagaagagaggaggaggatgtaTTGAAGAGGGAGAGGGAGCCCAGATCACCGCGCCAACATGGAAGTAGAGgagaaaggaggaaggaggacagAACGCATATCTATCAAGATGAACTTAGcacggaggaagaggaggaatcGGAGGAATCGGAACAGTTTCAGAGGGAAAGGAAGAGAAGACGCCAGCTCTCCCAGGAAGATTTAAGGAAAGTGGAAGCGAAGGAGGCAGCGCTGTTAAAAAACGACAGAAAGCTGAGGAAGGAGAAAGAGGAGGTCACAAAACAATTCAAGAAGGAGGGTCATAAGCAAGCCCACCATGAAGAACTGGAAGAGGAAAGGAATGGAGGAAAGCACTTCCATTTTTTTCGGCATCGCTGGCCGGAAGAGCTTGAAAGGGAGGAGGAGAAGTTTGATATGAGAAGGAGGGAAAAGGGATTGAAAAGACAATTCAGTGAGGAGGACCTGAGAAGTGCGGAGGAGGAGGTGCAAGGGTTCATTGGGGAAAAGGAAAAGTTAATGGCGTTCTCCCGGCGGAAAAACGAAGAGGATGCAAATGTTTTAATGAGGGAAAAACAGAGAAGACTCCGCCTTTGCCAGGAGGAGTTGAAgacagaagaagaggaggtgaAGCAGTTAGAGATACAAAAGGAGAACCGAATCCGCAAACAGCAGGAAGAACTGAgaatagaagaagaaaatgagGCGGATGAATTGAGGAGACAAAAGGAGGAGAGAATATGCCGTCTACAGGAAGAACTGAAGgcagaggaagatgaggagacGGAGAGGTTAAGGAAGGACAAAGAGAAGAGAATGCGTCTCCTCCAGGAGGAGCTTcggaaagaggaggaggaggatcgaCTGAAGTGGGAAAATGAAAGGAGAATATGGCATCACCAAGAGGAACTGAGCAGACAGGAAGAGGAGAAGTGGTCTAGGTTGGACCGCCACAAACGAATGTGTCTCCATCTGGAGAAGCTGAGGATCGAGGAAGAGGAGACGGCGGACAGGTTGAAGAGGGAAAAGGAGAAGCGAATGCAGCTCCACCGGGAAGAGCTGAGGAGAGAGGAAGCGGCAGAGGTGGAACAGTTACGGAGGGAAAAAGAGAAGCGAATATGTTACCTCCAGGACGAGCTTCAGCGTGACGAGGAGGAGCAACGATGCAGGAAGGAGAAGGAACGGAGAATGCTGTACTGCCAGGAGAAGTTACACAAAGACGAAGACGATGTGGTGAATCTCTTCAAGCGGGAGCGAGAGAAGAGAATGCATTACTGTCAGGCGGAATTGAagcgagaggaagaggaggaagcggTGAGGTTGAACGGAGAAAAACAACATAGGATTCGTCTTCTCCAGGATGAGCTGAAGAGAGAGGCGGACAAGTTGATTGAGCGgttgaagtatgagaaggagcacCGAATGCGTCTCCGTCATATCAACCAAAttggagaagaggaggagaggaaactGAAAACTGAGTACAAACAAAAGCTGAG GGCTCTGCGACTGTATCTTCGGGCCAAGAGGAAACAAGAGGAAGCATTACTGAACAAGTTATCTGAGCAGAAAGAAGGATTATGTGAATCTGTCCAGAAGGAGCCAGATGAGGAGCAACTTCATCTCAG ACAGGACCGTGAAGCTGTTCTCAGAACAATTTGCCTTGCGCTTGATGAAGAACGAGCGGCCGAACATGACAGACTGAAGACTCAAAGGAGGCGTTATTTTGAGCATCTGAGGGCGGAGTCAGAAGAGGAGCTGCACGCACTGAAAACCAGGCTTCAAGACGAGCGGGAGGAGAACTTGCACTTTCTAACACCCGAG GCACGACAGATGATGCTGAATTCGGGTTCATGCGGTGCCTTTCAGCCACTCGGTGAGACAG CTATGGAGTCCCAGAATCAAATGTCAGGTGGTTTAGGGCCGATTCGTCTGAACACCACCCACTTCCCGGCCCTCAATTCGGCTCTGTCCCTTGCTCTGTCGCTGCCCACCGCCACCGTCTACTGCCCCGCCTACAGACCCACGCATACCTTATTGAGTACTCCAGAGCAACTACCCAGTCCCCTCACTGCAGCAGCGACTGAAGACTCATTCATCTCCACGGCCTATCTAGGTAACCCTTCTGGATACTGTGATCAGCTGAGCTTAAACAGCTTCAACGAGATCACAGTTCGGCAGTTCCAGAAATAA